One window from the genome of Pyrobaculum ferrireducens encodes:
- the tsaA gene encoding tRNA (N6-threonylcarbamoyladenosine(37)-N6)-methyltransferase TrmO, which produces MSCPICLKPVGVVEVGLPRLGRVDKYDFVSVIRIFDEYVEGLGGLEEYSHAFIIWLFHETRGVKLKLRPWGREDFPEVGIFATRFTQRPNPIALSIVKIVEVDPPRLRVLGLDAWSGSPVLDIKPYDHLDVVNEFRTPDWFEEFFKETRGGLPRWLGPSR; this is translated from the coding sequence GTGTCGTGCCCAATCTGCCTAAAGCCTGTGGGGGTCGTGGAGGTGGGCCTCCCGCGGCTGGGGCGGGTGGATAAGTACGACTTCGTGTCTGTGATTCGGATTTTCGACGAATATGTAGAGGGGCTTGGGGGGCTGGAGGAGTACAGCCACGCATTCATAATATGGCTCTTCCACGAGACACGGGGCGTCAAGCTGAAGCTGAGGCCCTGGGGCCGGGAAGACTTCCCAGAGGTGGGCATATTCGCCACGCGCTTTACCCAGAGGCCCAACCCCATCGCCCTCTCCATAGTCAAGATCGTGGAGGTGGACCCGCCGAGGCTCAGAGTCCTAGGCCTCGACGCGTGGAGCGGGAGCCCCGTGCTGGACATCAAGCCCTACGACCACCTCGACGTCGTCAACGAGTTCAGAACCCCCGACTGGTTCGAGGAGTTTTTCAAAGAGACACGCGGCGGCCTCCCCCGCTGGCTAGGCCCAAGCCGCTAG
- a CDS encoding NTP transferase domain-containing protein, which yields MKIAPVVLAGGKPGVFEKLTGPLPKTYVKIGGRRLYHYAAEALASIFGKVYVVAPHPEKLPYTYIEERGQGIEQAIAAAESYIGAESHILLAYGDVYVDPAAYRALVEGAASAGADGAVLAVPRRATRGYGVLETRPGGLLARIGGEGQWIFGGAALLPRALAKAAAQRGLYEAVNEAAGSMKIAVVPWSGVWQDVNYPEDLVQLLEYTAPRHTYIARGAKVSPTAVVEGPVVIEEGAEIDHFAVVKGPAYIGRGAFIGAHALVRNHADVEEGAVVGSSSEVSHSLICEKATVGRASFISYSVVGPDAVVEPNVVTMSVLREGRERLEPIEVRGRTYYKLGALIPKASRVQSGTVLQPGTGWH from the coding sequence ATGAAAATCGCCCCAGTGGTCCTCGCGGGGGGGAAGCCAGGCGTCTTTGAAAAACTCACGGGGCCCCTCCCCAAGACCTACGTAAAGATAGGCGGGAGAAGGCTCTACCACTACGCCGCCGAGGCCCTGGCCTCTATCTTCGGCAAGGTGTACGTCGTCGCCCCGCACCCCGAGAAGCTCCCCTATACATACATCGAGGAGAGGGGCCAAGGCATCGAGCAGGCAATCGCCGCCGCGGAGTCCTACATAGGCGCCGAGAGCCACATACTCCTCGCCTACGGCGACGTCTACGTCGACCCCGCGGCGTACAGAGCCCTGGTGGAGGGCGCAGCCTCGGCGGGGGCAGACGGCGCAGTGCTGGCGGTTCCGAGGAGGGCGACCAGGGGATACGGTGTCCTCGAGACGAGGCCCGGCGGGCTCCTGGCAAGGATAGGCGGCGAGGGCCAGTGGATATTCGGCGGCGCCGCCCTCCTCCCCCGCGCCTTGGCAAAAGCGGCGGCGCAACGCGGCCTCTACGAAGCAGTGAACGAAGCCGCCGGCTCCATGAAAATCGCCGTGGTGCCCTGGAGCGGCGTCTGGCAGGACGTAAACTACCCAGAAGATCTCGTACAGTTGCTCGAATACACAGCCCCCAGACACACCTACATAGCGAGAGGCGCCAAGGTGAGCCCCACAGCCGTCGTGGAGGGCCCCGTCGTCATAGAGGAGGGGGCCGAGATAGACCACTTCGCCGTGGTGAAAGGCCCCGCCTACATAGGCAGAGGAGCCTTCATAGGAGCCCACGCCCTAGTCCGCAACCACGCCGACGTGGAGGAGGGCGCCGTGGTGGGCAGTAGCTCAGAGGTAAGCCACAGCCTAATATGCGAAAAGGCCACCGTAGGAAGGGCCTCCTTCATATCCTACAGCGTGGTGGGCCCCGACGCAGTCGTCGAGCCAAACGTAGTCACCATGTCAGTCCTGAGAGAAGGACGGGAGAGGCTAGAGCCAATAGAGGTAAGAGGCAGAACCTACTACAAACTCGGCGCCCTCATACCAAAAGCAAGCCGCGTCCAGTCAGGCACAGTCCTCCAGCCAGGCACAGGCTGGCACTAA
- a CDS encoding carbon-nitrogen hydrolase family protein yields MEVAVAQMPRFSRVEEGVAWLLGRVPRVDLLVLPEYWLGARALEEGEFGRVVSGLVEVAGVVGGVVVGGGLAVRRGGAVVNVCPVVGRDGLLTWGEKIFPSAATGERGWVSPGRRLALFRAGGFVVGCLVCVDLLYPELVRRLASAGAEVLVNPASISADRRGLWRAVGLVRAFENSVYVAAALGTGYRYADGRPAAGGSYVASPNGGLVDFGEEAGVYTARISRSELDYARSRRRYLEDVARGAPEVDLNTHGL; encoded by the coding sequence GTGGAGGTGGCTGTGGCGCAGATGCCTAGGTTTTCGCGGGTGGAGGAGGGGGTGGCGTGGTTGCTGGGGCGGGTTCCGCGGGTGGATCTGCTGGTGCTTCCGGAGTACTGGCTTGGGGCTAGGGCTCTGGAGGAGGGGGAATTTGGGCGGGTGGTGTCGGGGCTGGTGGAGGTGGCGGGGGTGGTCGGGGGTGTGGTGGTGGGAGGCGGCCTCGCGGTGAGGCGGGGCGGCGCCGTGGTGAACGTCTGCCCCGTGGTGGGGAGGGACGGCTTGTTGACGTGGGGGGAGAAGATCTTCCCCTCGGCGGCTACGGGGGAGAGGGGCTGGGTTTCGCCGGGGAGGCGGCTGGCGCTGTTTAGGGCTGGGGGGTTTGTAGTTGGCTGTCTGGTGTGTGTAGATCTGCTTTATCCGGAGCTCGTGCGGAGGCTGGCCTCCGCCGGGGCTGAGGTGCTGGTTAACCCCGCCAGCATTTCCGCAGATCGCCGGGGGCTGTGGAGGGCTGTGGGCTTGGTGCGGGCGTTTGAAAACTCGGTGTACGTCGCGGCGGCGCTTGGGACTGGCTACCGCTACGCGGATGGGCGGCCGGCGGCTGGGGGGTCCTACGTGGCTTCTCCCAACGGCGGGTTGGTGGACTTCGGCGAGGAGGCGGGGGTCTACACGGCGCGGATCAGCCGCTCGGAGCTTGACTACGCCAGGTCAAGGCGGCGCTACCTTGAGGACGTGGCTAGGGGGGCGCCGGAGGTTGACTTAAATACCCACGGCCTATAG